The region TGCACTCACCATAGGCCGCGCGAAACGCCGTTCCCAGTCAGCCGACAGCGAAGAGGCCGTCGAGCTGGTGGTCGATCAGTGCGATGGCTGCCTCGGCTGTGATCTGCCCGAGCAACATCTGGCCCTGGAGCCCCTCGGCGGAGGCGACGAGCACGGCCGCATCGAGGTCGGGGCGCGGCAGGTCGGAGATCTCGCCGGCCGCATGGGCGCCGACCAGCAACTGTTCGACGAGGTCCTTCACGCCGTCTCCCCCGCCGGAAGCGAGCTCCCGCATCTCGGCATCGGTGAGGAACCGCACGAAGTAGACGGCGTACATCAGGTGGAGCGCACGCCGCTCGTCGTCGAGAGGCAGCAGCTCGAGTAAAACGGCCCGAACGGTCTCGCGCAGGGACAGGTCGGACCCGAGCGCCTCGACGCGTTCGCGCGCGCGGAGCTGTGCATCCTCGTTCAGCAGTTGCAGCGAGCCGAGGAGCAGCCCGTGCCGGGTACCGAAGTAGTGCTGCAGCAGGCGGGCCGAGACTCCCGCTTCTTGGGCGACCTGGCGGAGAGTCACGTCCTCGAGCCCGCCCCGTGCGGCCAGCCGCCAGACCGCCTCGGCAATCTGGCGCCGGCGCTGCCGGTGAGTCACCTCGCGCGGCAGCCGCGCCTCTTCGTTCGCCATTCTCAGCCCCGTGTTCCGGCTGTCAGCAGAGGCCGGATCGGAACGAGATCAACTTCTATCAACGATGCCTTTGGAATTGCGGGCGGCCAGAAGAACGCCCAGACAGACCAGAAGTATATAAGCGCCCAATTGCACGGCGAAGCCGCCGGGCACCCACGACAACAGCCCGGTATCGGCGTGGTCGGCGACCAGTCGGATGGCGCCCTGGGCCGAAACGACGAGTAGTGCGATCCCGAGGATCAAGAGAAAAACGCGCACCCTGTACTCCCTTCTCGATTGTGGTGCAATTGCACCACATTTGATGGTGCGACTGTACCATTAAGACTGCTATTCCAGAACGGTCAGCCCGCCGTCCGCGTCGAGCGCGAGCGTCGTCGTCACGTCGAGCCGTCCGAGGAAGGCATCGTCGTGGCTCACCACCAGAACGGCCCCGCGGTACACGCGCAGCGCGTCCACGAGCTGGTCGACGCTCTGCAGGTCGAGGTTGTTGGTCGGTTCGTCGAGCACGAGCAGTTGTGGCGGCGGGTCGGCGAGCAGCAGACGGGCGAGCGAGACGCGAAAACGTTCACCGCCCGAGAGCGTTCCGACGGCCCGTTCGACCGTCGCCCCGCGCAGCAGGAACCGGGCCAGCCGATTGCGCACCTCCGCGGGCGGTACCGACGGTGCCGCGGCGAGCACGGTACCGAGGATTGTCGCCCGGTCGTCGAGGCCGTCGAGGCGCTGCGGCAGGTAGCCGACCCGCCCGGTGTGCAGCGCTCCCCCAGCCCGTCCCGCCTGAGTGGCGCGACGGTAGACCAGCGTCTCTAGCAGCGTCGTCTTGCCCACCCCGTTCGGACCCACGAGGGCGATGCGTTCCGGACCCTGCACCACGAACGCCCCTCCCGTTCCGCGCAGTTCGGCGATGCGTCGCCCGTTCGGCACATCAGGGTCGGGCAGATCCACCCTGATGCGCGCGTCGTCGCGCACGCGCGCATCCGCGGCATCGAGCGCGGCTTGGGCCGATCGCACCCGGTCGTCGGCCTGGGTGCGCAGCTTTCCGGCCGAGACCTGGGCGTTCGACGCCTTCTGGTTCATCACGATTTTGGCGGCGGTGCGGTTCTCCCTCGCCGTCTGCGCGGTTCGTGCCCGGTGCGCGAGCTTCGTCTGAGCCTCGACGCGCTGACGCTTCTCGGTTTTCACCACCTGCTGCGCGGTGCGCGCGTGCTGGATGGCGGCGGCCTGCTGCACGTCGAGCCGTTCGCGCCACTCGCTGTACGCGCCGCCGAAGACGGTGAGCCGTCGCGAGTGCAGTTCGGCCGTGTCATCCATCAGATCGAGCAGGGCGGTGTCGTGACTGACGACCAGGAGGGTTCCCGGCCAGGAGCGCACGAGGTCGTACAGCTTCGCGCGGGCGTCGCGGTCGAGATTGTTGGTCGGTTCGTCGAGCAGCGCGATCGGTGCCCGCCGCAACCGCAGGCCGGCGATCGCCGCCAGAACGGCCTCGCCGCCGGAGATGTCGCCGACGGGCCGCGAGAGGTCGGCCGAACTCAGGCCGATGCCCCGCAGGGCCTCGTCGGCGCGGGTCTCGACGTCCCAGTCGTCACCGAGCGTGTCGAAGTGCGCGGTGGCGACGTCGCCGGCCTCGATCGCCCGCAAGGCGGCCACCTTCGGCGCGATTCCGAGCAGATCGGCGACGGTGGCACCGACGGCGAGGGTGAGCGTTTGCGGCAGGTAGTCGACGTCGCCGGTCACAACGACCTGGCCGGTCGTCGGCTGCATCACGCCGGCCACGAGCCGCAGCAGCGTGGACTTGCCCGAGCCGTTGGCGCCGACGAGTCCGGTGCGGCCTGCGCCGAGGCTGGCGTTGA is a window of Conyzicola nivalis DNA encoding:
- a CDS encoding ABC-F family ATP-binding cassette domain-containing protein gives rise to the protein MSTPRNSSITLTDVGLDWPDGSTALSGINASLGAGRTGLVGANGSGKSTLLRLVAGVMQPTTGQVVVTGDVDYLPQTLTLAVGATVADLLGIAPKVAALRAIEAGDVATAHFDTLGDDWDVETRADEALRGIGLSSADLSRPVGDISGGEAVLAAIAGLRLRRAPIALLDEPTNNLDRDARAKLYDLVRSWPGTLLVVSHDTALLDLMDDTAELHSRRLTVFGGAYSEWRERLDVQQAAAIQHARTAQQVVKTEKRQRVEAQTKLAHRARTAQTARENRTAAKIVMNQKASNAQVSAGKLRTQADDRVRSAQAALDAADARVRDDARIRVDLPDPDVPNGRRIAELRGTGGAFVVQGPERIALVGPNGVGKTTLLETLVYRRATQAGRAGGALHTGRVGYLPQRLDGLDDRATILGTVLAAAPSVPPAEVRNRLARFLLRGATVERAVGTLSGGERFRVSLARLLLADPPPQLLVLDEPTNNLDLQSVDQLVDALRVYRGAVLVVSHDDAFLGRLDVTTTLALDADGGLTVLE
- a CDS encoding TetR/AcrR family transcriptional regulator, translated to MANEEARLPREVTHRQRRRQIAEAVWRLAARGGLEDVTLRQVAQEAGVSARLLQHYFGTRHGLLLGSLQLLNEDAQLRARERVEALGSDLSLRETVRAVLLELLPLDDERRALHLMYAVYFVRFLTDAEMRELASGGGDGVKDLVEQLLVGAHAAGEISDLPRPDLDAAVLVASAEGLQGQMLLGQITAEAAIALIDHQLDGLFAVG